The Streptomyces sp. ALI-76-A nucleotide sequence CCGTTTCGGGCATCGGGCACCTCGTTCTCGTCAGGGAGGGGTGGGACGTTGCGGGCGGGGTGACGGGCGGCCTGGGGCGTCAGCCCGGGAGGAAGCCCCGCACGTAGGTGGGGAACAGCAGCAGCGCGAAGGCCAGCGGTGCGAGCGCGACGAGACCCGCGGTCAGCGGCACGATCGCCGTCCGCAGTGCCCGGGGCACGCCCACCCCCGCACACCTCGCGGTCTCACGGATGTGCAGCACGCTGACGGCGAGGGTCACCAGCGCGTAGGCGAGGGAACCGAGCAGACACAGGAACACGTAGCCGATCGCGGGGCCGGTCAGCTGTCCGACCACGGCCGCGCCGGACAGGACGGCGGTGAGCAGGAGATAGGGGAGCATCAGGCGCAGCGGCAACGGCTCCATGCCGTCACGGACCTTGGGCGTCACCTTGAAGACGACCTTCCTCGGCCGCAGGCGCTGCGCGAGCGCGGCCGCGGCTCCCCAGGCCACGTACGGCCAGCGGGTCAGCCCGAACAGCCAGCTCTCCCAGCTCAGCAGCGGCGCGTCGACGGGCCGCAGCAGCCCCCGCCTGCGCAGCAGCACGGTGAGCAGGATCAGGAAGAACGACATGGCCCAGAAGTGCAGGAGGAAGGCGACGTAGTTGATGTCGATCCACGGGTGGCCCGTGACCGCGGCGATCGGCGGCAGCAGCAGGCCGGCGGTGGTGGTCAGCGCGAGCAGCGGATAGTAGGAGAGGGCGAACGCGAACCGGATCCTCAGCCGTGCGGGCATGCGCCGCAGATGCTTCGGGAGCATTCCCAGCAGCATGAACACCAGGCTCCGCGACCACTGGAACTCCTGCGTCACCATGGCGGCGAAGGTGAGGGGGCCGTCGCCGTGCGCCTCCGCGTCGATGGCGAACGCACCGTGCCAGCCGGCCGAGTTCAGCAGGAACGTCGTCGAGAAGTCCTCGGCCAGCTCGGGGCCGAGCCCGCCGATGTCCTGGAGGGCGCGGGTCCGTACGGCGTAGTGGGAGCCGATGCACAGCGGGGCCAGGCCGTCGGAGTGGCCCAGTTGCATGGGTCCGTGGAAGGTGGCCTCGCGGTGCAGTCGTCCGCGTGCCGACCACGAGGTGCCGGCGTTGGCGTCGCACACGCTGGGGGCGGCGACGTAGCCGACGGCCGGGTCGGCGAACGGCCGGACCACTTCCGCCAGGTAGCGGGGGTGGGGCACGTGGTCGACGTCGAGCTGGGCGACCACGTCGTAGTCGCCGTAGCCCCAGTGGTCGTAGAAGTGCGCGAGGTTGCCCTCCTTGCACCGGGTGCGGCGGGGCCAGGAGTCCCGGTGGTAGGACGCGACACCGCGCCGGCAGGACACCCGCACGGCGTTGGCCTCGCACCAGGCCAGGATCTCCCGGTCCGGGTCCTCGTCGCACAGCCATACGTCGTAGGGATGCGGGAAGTCCTGACGCAGCATCGCGCTCAGGGTGGTGCGGGCGACCGGCCACGGCTCCGACGGTGCCCGGGTCACCACGAACGCGGTCCGCAGCCGGGGCACCTCGACGGCCGGGTCGAAGGTGCGCAGCCGCACCATCACGACGACGAAGTACAGCGGCAGCACGGACAGGTACAGCAGAAGGGCGCTGTTGACCACGAAGCCCGCCCAGCCGACGCGGTGTTCCGGGCGCAGCCACCACTCCCAGAAGCAGACGAGGGCGGTCCACCAGCACACCGCGAGCAGGGACACCTTCATCCGGTCCAGGCGTCCCAGCCGGGGGACCCAGGACGTGGGCCCGGGTGTGACCGGTCTGCGCGGCTTGCCGAAGACCGGTCCGTCGGCCGCCAGGTCGACGACGTTGCCCGACGAGAGGACCCACAGGTGGGTCCTCAGCATGGCGGCGTCGGCGTCCGGCAGACCCGGACCGCGGTCCAGGGCGGTGCCGCGCGCGCGGCCGGGGTCCGTCTGGGTCACGACGCGGCGGTGGTCGCGCCGACCAGGCGGGGCGCCGCGGTGGCGACGCCGTCCTGCTGCCCGCCCCGGATGGCGCAGAGCGCTGCGGCGATGTCGTCCGGTCGGGCGGCGAACCACTCCACCGTGCGCCGCAGACCGTCCTCGATGTCCACCTCGGGGCTCCAGCCCAGGCGCCGCGCCGCTCGGGCGATCACCGGCCGACGGCGGGCGGGGTCGTCGACCGGCAGCGGGTGGAACTGGATGTCGGCCTGGGACCCCGTCAGGTCCAGGACCCGTTCGGCGAGTTGCAGGACCGTCAGTTCGACGGGATTCCCGAGATTGACCGGTCCGGGTTCGTCGTGGTCGAGCATGGCGACGATTCCGCGCACCAGGTCGTCGACGTAACAGAAGCTGCGGGTCTGCTTTCCGTCGCCGTAGACGGTCAACGGCTCCTGCGCCAATGCCTGGACGATGAAGCTGGAGACGACCCGGCCGTCGTGCGGGCGCATGCGCGGACCATAGGTGTTGAAGATCCGCACGATTCCCGTGTTCGTTCCCCGGTGCGTCCGGTAGGCCTGGGTCAGCGCCTCGGAGAACCTTTTCGCCTCGTCGTAGACGCTGCGCGGGCCGATCGGGTTCACATGCCCCCAGTACGTCTCGTCCTGAGGATGCACGTCGGGGTCTCCGTAGACCTCACTCGTGGAGGCCAGGACGAAGCGGGCGTCGTGGCGTGCCGCCAGGCGCAGCGCGTTCTCCGTGCCGCGGCTGCCGACAGCGAGCGTTTCCAGCGGACGGGCGAGGTAGTCGGGAGGCGAGGCGGGACTGGCCAGATGGGCGACCGCGTCGATCGCGCCCGACACCTCGACCGACCGGCTGACGTCACCGCGGACGAGGGCGAACGCCGGGTCTGCGAGAAAGGGTGCGATGTTCGCGGGATCACCGGTCGAGAAGTCGTCGAAGCACACGACCTCGTCACCGCGCCGAAGGAGCGTTTCGCAAAGATGCGAACCGAGAAAACCGCCGCCACCTGTCACGGCCACACGCATGGATTCTCCTGGACTCGCCGAAGGGATCTCATCGCTCCGCCCGGCTCAAGGTGTACGGGAATCGGTCACCGGGTCAGGAGACGGCCTTCTCGGAGGCCGCACGATTCAGCATATGAGCGTAAATAGGACTTTTCGGAGTCCGACAGCACGGGCTGCGCCGATCAGCCGGTAGCGCATGAGGGGAGCCGTCTCCTCCCGTCCCGGCACCGCCCGGATCTGAAGGGGGCGCCACCCCGCCACGGTTCATCCCTTGGCGTGACGACACCGCGTGTCGGCCCGGCCGCCGTCGTCCCGCGCCCGGATGCCGTTCGCCGGACGGCCCGCGTCGTGCCGCTGCCGGCGAGTGCCTCGGGGCGAGGCCCGGAAGCGCCCGCACACCCCGCCGCGCGGCGAGCCGTCAGCCGCTCAGCGCACCGGTGGCCAGCAGCCCGAACAGCAGCACGCCCACGGCGATCCGGTAGATCACGAACGCGTTGAAGGAGTGCTTCGCGACGAACCTCAGCAGCCAGGCGACGGAGGCGTAGGCGACGGCGAAGGAGACGGCGGTCCCGACGGCGAGCGGCGCCATGCCCACCCCCGCGCCCAGCGCGTCCTTCAGCTCGTACAGGCCGGCGCCGGTCAGGGCGGGGATGCCGAGGAAGAAGGAGAGCCGGGTGGCGGCCACCCGGTCCAGGTCGAGAAGGAGCGCCGTGGACATGGTGGCGCCGGAGCGGGAGAAACCGGGGAAGAGCAGAGCCAGGATCTGGGAGCCGCCGACCAGCATCGTGTCCTTGAAGGAGGTGTCGTCCTCCCCGCGCTGGTGCCGACCCGTCCGGTCCGCCGCCCACATGACACCGCTGCCGGCGATCAGCGAGGCGGCGACCACCCACAGCGAGGCGAGCGGTCCTTGGACGAGCGGCTCGGCGGCCAGGCCCACGACGACGATCGGGACCGTCGCGCAGATCACCCACCAGGCGAACCTGTAGTCGCGGTGGTGACGCTCCTCGCGGTGGGCGAGCCCCCGGCCCCACGCGGAGACGATCCGGACGATGTCCTGGAAGAAGTACACGAGGACCGCGGCGATCGCGCCGACCTGGATGACGGCCGAGAAGCCGACGACGGCGTCGTCGTCGACGGGGATCCCCATGAGGCCCTCGACGATCTTCAGATGGCCGGTGGAGGACACCGGCAGGAACTCGGTCACCCCTTCGACGGCTCCGAGGACGACGGCCTGACCGACGCTGATGACGCTCATGGGATCCAGTTCTTCTCGGGGAGGCGGCGGGCCAGTCCTACCGCATGCCGACGAGAGGCGGACTTACCCCCACACGGCCCGCGCCAGGCCCACCCCGGCGAAAACCGCGCCCAGACCGGCCGCCACGCTCGCGATCACGTTGGCGGCGGCGTAGCGCCCGGCACCCGTCTCGGTCAGCCGGAGGGTCTCGTACGAGAAGGTCGAGTAGGTCGTCAGCGCCCCGCACAGACCGGTGCCCAGGAGCAGCTGGAGCTGGGAGTCGGCGGCTCCGGCGGCCGCCGCGCCGGTCAGCAGGCCGAGGACCAGACAGCCGGTGACGTTGACCGCGAAGGTGCCCCAGGGGAAGAGCGAGTCGTACCGGGACCGCACCGCGCGGTCGGTCAGGTGGCGGAGCGGGGCGCCGACCATGGCGCCCACGACGACGAGCAGCCAGTTCACGACGGACTCTTACCCTTCATGCCCGGATTGTCGCGATGGTGACGCCGGGTGTCGTGCTCACCGGCGAGCACGGTCACCCGCGGCGCACGGCCGGTGCGGGCGGTCAGCCCGGTCATGGCCGCCTCCCTCGCAGGACCCGCCGGGTGGCCCCGGCCGCCAGCCACACCGCGCAGAGCGCGGCGAGCAGGGTGGCGGCGAGGTAGGCCAGCCCCGTGCCCGGGTGGCCGGAGTCGACCAGCCTCTGGATGTCGACGGCGTAGGTGGAGAAGGTGGTGAAGCCGCCGAGGACACCGGTGCCGACGAACGGCCGGACCAGGCGGTGGGCGGCCCACACCTCGGTGACGACCACCATGAACACGCCGATCACGGCACAGCCGAGGACGTTGGTCCAGAAGGTCGCCCAGGGAAAGTCGCCGGCCCGTGCGGGCCACCCCAGGGCGAGCGCGTAGCGGGCGGCGGCACCGAGGGCACCGCCGAGCGCGACCGCCGCGACGACGGGGGCCTGGCCGCGCCGGTCGGGCCGCCGCCGGGTCCGCGCGGGGACGGGGAGGCTCTCGGCGTCCGGGGCTGTCATGGCGGTACGTCTCCTACTCGCCGGGGCCCGGTCGGACAGGCGGGCGCCAGAATGCCGGCCGGACGGGTCTTCGCGTCCGCTGCCGTCGCGAGCAGAAACCGTCGGCGGCACCAGCCGCGGTGCGGGTGCGGCGGGCCCCGCCGCGGCGCCGCGAGGATGGTCGCGGCCGGTCAGAAGGGTACCTCCGGGGAGCTGCCCGGGTCACGTCACGGGGTGCTTCACGGCGGGTGCCTCGCACACCGCGACGCCGCTCTCCCACAGGCTGCCGAGGATCAGGTGGCCGGCGGTCTCGCAGACGCTGGTGACCATGCGGAAGCCGGAGCGGCGCCG carries:
- a CDS encoding glycosyltransferase — protein: MTQTDPGRARGTALDRGPGLPDADAAMLRTHLWVLSSGNVVDLAADGPVFGKPRRPVTPGPTSWVPRLGRLDRMKVSLLAVCWWTALVCFWEWWLRPEHRVGWAGFVVNSALLLYLSVLPLYFVVVMVRLRTFDPAVEVPRLRTAFVVTRAPSEPWPVARTTLSAMLRQDFPHPYDVWLCDEDPDREILAWCEANAVRVSCRRGVASYHRDSWPRRTRCKEGNLAHFYDHWGYGDYDVVAQLDVDHVPHPRYLAEVVRPFADPAVGYVAAPSVCDANAGTSWSARGRLHREATFHGPMQLGHSDGLAPLCIGSHYAVRTRALQDIGGLGPELAEDFSTTFLLNSAGWHGAFAIDAEAHGDGPLTFAAMVTQEFQWSRSLVFMLLGMLPKHLRRMPARLRIRFAFALSYYPLLALTTTAGLLLPPIAAVTGHPWIDINYVAFLLHFWAMSFFLILLTVLLRRRGLLRPVDAPLLSWESWLFGLTRWPYVAWGAAAALAQRLRPRKVVFKVTPKVRDGMEPLPLRLMLPYLLLTAVLSGAAVVGQLTGPAIGYVFLCLLGSLAYALVTLAVSVLHIRETARCAGVGVPRALRTAIVPLTAGLVALAPLAFALLLFPTYVRGFLPG
- a CDS encoding UDP-glucuronic acid decarboxylase family protein, which encodes MRVAVTGGGGFLGSHLCETLLRRGDEVVCFDDFSTGDPANIAPFLADPAFALVRGDVSRSVEVSGAIDAVAHLASPASPPDYLARPLETLAVGSRGTENALRLAARHDARFVLASTSEVYGDPDVHPQDETYWGHVNPIGPRSVYDEAKRFSEALTQAYRTHRGTNTGIVRIFNTYGPRMRPHDGRVVSSFIVQALAQEPLTVYGDGKQTRSFCYVDDLVRGIVAMLDHDEPGPVNLGNPVELTVLQLAERVLDLTGSQADIQFHPLPVDDPARRRPVIARAARRLGWSPEVDIEDGLRRTVEWFAARPDDIAAALCAIRGGQQDGVATAAPRLVGATTAAS
- a CDS encoding undecaprenyl-diphosphate phosphatase, with the translated sequence MSVISVGQAVVLGAVEGVTEFLPVSSTGHLKIVEGLMGIPVDDDAVVGFSAVIQVGAIAAVLVYFFQDIVRIVSAWGRGLAHREERHHRDYRFAWWVICATVPIVVVGLAAEPLVQGPLASLWVVAASLIAGSGVMWAADRTGRHQRGEDDTSFKDTMLVGGSQILALLFPGFSRSGATMSTALLLDLDRVAATRLSFFLGIPALTGAGLYELKDALGAGVGMAPLAVGTAVSFAVAYASVAWLLRFVAKHSFNAFVIYRIAVGVLLFGLLATGALSG
- the crcB gene encoding fluoride efflux transporter CrcB, translated to MNWLLVVVGAMVGAPLRHLTDRAVRSRYDSLFPWGTFAVNVTGCLVLGLLTGAAAAGAADSQLQLLLGTGLCGALTTYSTFSYETLRLTETGAGRYAAANVIASVAAGLGAVFAGVGLARAVWG
- the crcB gene encoding fluoride efflux transporter CrcB, with product MTAPDAESLPVPARTRRRPDRRGQAPVVAAVALGGALGAAARYALALGWPARAGDFPWATFWTNVLGCAVIGVFMVVVTEVWAAHRLVRPFVGTGVLGGFTTFSTYAVDIQRLVDSGHPGTGLAYLAATLLAALCAVWLAAGATRRVLRGRRP